Sequence from the Banduia mediterranea genome:
ATCCGATAACCCTGGACGATCAGCTCGCGCACATCGTCGCGGTCGTCGGCCTCGGGCACCCTGCGCCCCATCCGGGGATGGTCTTCGAGCTGATCGGTGGTATCGATGAGCCTGTCGACGAACAGCTCGGCGTAATAGGGCACATCCCGGGCGATATAGTCGTAGATGTCTCGAGATCGGCCTCGGCGATCTCCGATCAGTGAATCCTCATACGTGGCGTTTCTTGGCGAGCAAGCGGCGCTTCATCTCTTCGTGGGGAATGGTGCGGCCTTCCTCGACAGCTTTCAGGCCAGCTTCGATCTTCTGCTTTACATAGAA
This genomic interval carries:
- a CDS encoding type II toxin-antitoxin system RelE/ParE family toxin, yielding MIGDRRGRSRDIYDYIARDVPYYAELFVDRLIDTTDQLEDHPRMGRRVPEADDRDDVRELIVQGYRIIYLLQTEQLLILTVIHGSRNLAGQENKPWEEG